The sequence below is a genomic window from Shinella zoogloeoides.
CGGCTATACGACCATCCAGACCCGGAACGGTATGGAAGCCCTTGATCTCGCACGCAAACACCGGCCGGACCTGATCCTGATGGACATCCAGCTTCCGGAGGTTTCGGGCCTGGAAGTCACCAAGTGGCTGAAGGAGGACGACGAGCTGCACGTCATCCCGGTGATCGCCGTCACGGCCTTCGCGATGAAGGGCGACGAGGAGCGGATCCGGCAGGGCGGCTGCGAGGCCTATGTCTCCAAACCGATTTCGGTGCCGAAATTCATCGAGACCATCAAGACCTATCTCGGCGACGCATGAGGCGAAGAAGGGCATGACAGCACGCATCCTCGTCGTTGACGACATTCCGGCCAATGTGAAGCTGCTCGAAGCGCGGCTGCTGGCGGAGTATTTCGACGTGCTGACGGCCGAGAACGGCTACGACGCCCTGTCCATCTGCGAGCGCACCCAGGTCGATCTCATCCTGCTCGACGTCATGATGCCCGGCATCGACGGCTTCGAGGTCTGCGAGCGGCTGAAGGCCAATCCGCGTACCGCGCACATCCCCGTCGTCATGGTGACGGCGCTCGACCAGCCGTCGGACCGCGTGCGTGGCCTCAAGGCCGGCGCCGACGATTTCCTCACCAAGCCGGTCAACGACCTGCAGCTCATGTCGCGGGTCAAAAGCCTCGTCCGGCTCAAGACGCTGACGGACGAGCTGCGCATGCGCTCGGCGACCGCGCGCGCCATCTCCATGGAGGAGGGGCTGGATACCCATCTGGGCGACGAGCCGGGCGATGTGCTTCTCGTCGACGGGCGCGCCAGCTCGCAGGAGCGTATCGCGCGGTCCCTGAAGCCGATCGCCGACGTGACCTGCATGTCCGATCCGCAGGCGGCCCTGTTCCAGGCGGCCGAGAGCAATTACGAGCTGGTGATCGTCAACGCGAATTTCGAGGACTACGATCCGCTGCGCCTCTGCTCGCAGCTGCGCTCGCTGGAGCGCACGCGCTTCCTGCCGATCCTCCTGATCGCCGAACAGGGTCACGACGACCTCATCGTGCGGGCGCTCGACCTCGGCGTGACCGACTATCTCATGCGACCGATCGATCCGAACGAGCTGATCGCCCGCAGCCTCACCCAGATCCGCCGCAAGCGTTGCAACGACCGCCTGCGCGCCAGCGTGCGACAAACGATCGAGCTTGCCGTCACCGACGGCCTGACGGGGCTGCACAACCGCCGCTATCTCGACAACCACATGAAGCTCCTGATCGACCGAGCGTCCGCGCGCGGCCGGCCCCTCTCGGTCTGCATCACGGATATCGACCGCTTCAAGCTCGTCAACGATACCTATGGCCACGATGCCGGCGATGCGGTGTTGCGCGAATTCGCCAATCGGGTCCGCTCCGCCGTGCGCGGCGCCGACCTTGCCTGCCGCTATGGCGGCGAGGAGTTCGTGCTGGTCATGCCCGATACGTCCGCCGACATGGCGGCAGGGGTGGCGGAGCGCCTGCGCATGATCGTCGAGCAGGAGCCGTTCCGCGTTCCCGGCACGGACGTTTTCCTGTCAGTCACCGCCTCGCTCGGCACCGCGTCCATGCTGCCGGCGGGCGACAACCCGGACGCCCTGTTGAAACGGGCCGACACGGCGCTTTACGAGGCCAAGCGGTCGGGCCGCAACCGGGTCGTGGCCGCAGCCGCCTGAAACCGCCTCCGACCCCGGTTGTCCACAGGCCCGGGCGAACTTAGGCATTTACCTTAAATTTCGGGCGGTTGCCCCTGAGTGCCGATCTCCGGATGCCGTTGCGAAGCCATTTTTTCTTCGCTGCCGCTGTGGCGAAATTTAGCTATAAATCGTACCATTTATTTTTGACGATACTTATCAATGCGTTGTGTCTTATGCAACCTCGCCGCGTGCTGTCTCGCCATTTATAGAGGTTGCGAAGGTGATCGCTTAATGGTTGCAATCGATCGACGCGGTATTGTTGTCTTCTATAACGTAAATGCTGCTGTCTGGCACAGTTACAACCTTCCCGGTTAACTATGAGACAAGGAGCGGGGGCGTGAGCGTTAAGAATTCGTTGATTTTTTTTCTTTTTGGCGCGATGCTCAACTCATGGGCGGCAAATGAGCCCGCACAACCGGTTACCCCATGATGCTAGGTCCGCCGCATCTCCTGGGTCGTGGGGTCGGTCGGTCAGCTACGATAAAAACGGAATCCTCGTGCCGTCGTCGTGCCTGACCGACCCCCATTCGACGCCGCTCCCGGCAAGGGGGCGGCGTTTTTGATTCGGACCCGAATCGAAAATGCGAACCATTGCCAAACGAAAAGGCGCCGGACGTTTCCGTCCAGCGCCTTTGCGAACCTGTCAGGCTTCCAAGATTACTTGATCTTGGTTTCCTTGAATTCGACGTGCTTCTTGACGACCGGGTCGTACTTCGTCTTGGTCATCTTGTCCGTCATCGTACGGCTGTTCTTCGTTGTTACGTAGAAGAAACCGGTGTCGGCCGTCGACAGCAGCTTGATCTTGATGGTGGTAGCCTTGGCCATGGTCGTCCTGCCTTTATCAAAAACGAAGCCGCGGACAGCCAGTCTGCTCTACGGCTTAAATCTGCGCGGAAACTACAAATCGCGCCCGAAAAGTCAACCCCGTTTCGGGCGGAAAACAATCCGGGCGAGAGAAAGTACGAGGTAAAAGCCGAAGAAGGCGACGATCGCCCAGGCAAAACCGTCATTGCCGGAGACATCCATCGCTGCGCCGATCGCCTGCGGTCCGATCACCGTGCCGACCGCATAGCAGAAGATGAAGGCGGCGTTGGCGGCGGCGAGGTCCGCGCCGACGAGGCGCGAGCCGAGATGGCTGAGGCCGACGGTATAGAGGCCGGCCACGCAGCCGCCCCAGACCAGCAGCACGCAGGCCATCAGCAGCCAGTTGTGCGATATGACGGGCAGGGAAAGCGATCCAAGCAGGCCGATGGCGGCCATGATCGTAAGAAGCCGCCTGCGGTCGCGCATGCGGTCGGAGAGCATGCCGAGCGGAATCTGGAAGGCCATGTTGCCGATGCCCATGACCGTCAGCAGCAGCGCGGCCTGCGCCTCGGAGAAGCCGGCGCGGGTGGCGTAGATCGGCAGGAGCGAAAGACCGCCGACCTGCACCGCGCCGAAGATGAAGACCGCCGCGGTCGCTGTCGGCACGAGAAGGATGTAGCGCATGAAATGCAGCTCCGGCTTCTCGTCGATGATCGGGCTCTCATCGCGTGCGATGAAGATGGGGATGGCGGCAAGCAGGATGATGATCGCGCCGACCACGAAGGGCAGCGCGCCCTCGCTGCCGATCAGTGAGAAGAGCAGGGGGCCTGTCGCAAAGCCGAGCGACAGC
It includes:
- a CDS encoding MFS transporter, whose protein sequence is MTQPQSGTSGPGEKIHRRSLIAAIAAISAVGIAMGLGLPLLSIIMEKRGISSTLIGINSAMAGVAAMVAAPCTTRLAHAWGTSTIMLGAIVLAAISGLGFYYIENFWLWFPLRLVFHGATTMLFILSEFWINAAAPPRRRGLVLGIYATVLSLGFATGPLLFSLIGSEGALPFVVGAIIILLAAIPIFIARDESPIIDEKPELHFMRYILLVPTATAAVFIFGAVQVGGLSLLPIYATRAGFSEAQAALLLTVMGIGNMAFQIPLGMLSDRMRDRRRLLTIMAAIGLLGSLSLPVISHNWLLMACVLLVWGGCVAGLYTVGLSHLGSRLVGADLAAANAAFIFCYAVGTVIGPQAIGAAMDVSGNDGFAWAIVAFFGFYLVLSLARIVFRPKRG
- the rpmG gene encoding 50S ribosomal protein L33; translation: MAKATTIKIKLLSTADTGFFYVTTKNSRTMTDKMTKTKYDPVVKKHVEFKETKIK
- a CDS encoding PleD family two-component system response regulator, coding for MTARILVVDDIPANVKLLEARLLAEYFDVLTAENGYDALSICERTQVDLILLDVMMPGIDGFEVCERLKANPRTAHIPVVMVTALDQPSDRVRGLKAGADDFLTKPVNDLQLMSRVKSLVRLKTLTDELRMRSATARAISMEEGLDTHLGDEPGDVLLVDGRASSQERIARSLKPIADVTCMSDPQAALFQAAESNYELVIVNANFEDYDPLRLCSQLRSLERTRFLPILLIAEQGHDDLIVRALDLGVTDYLMRPIDPNELIARSLTQIRRKRCNDRLRASVRQTIELAVTDGLTGLHNRRYLDNHMKLLIDRASARGRPLSVCITDIDRFKLVNDTYGHDAGDAVLREFANRVRSAVRGADLACRYGGEEFVLVMPDTSADMAAGVAERLRMIVEQEPFRVPGTDVFLSVTASLGTASMLPAGDNPDALLKRADTALYEAKRSGRNRVVAAAA
- a CDS encoding response regulator; this translates as MPKQVMIVEDNELNMKLFRDLIEASGYTTIQTRNGMEALDLARKHRPDLILMDIQLPEVSGLEVTKWLKEDDELHVIPVIAVTAFAMKGDEERIRQGGCEAYVSKPISVPKFIETIKTYLGDA